A single window of Rana temporaria chromosome 1, aRanTem1.1, whole genome shotgun sequence DNA harbors:
- the LOC120931185 gene encoding LOW QUALITY PROTEIN: uncharacterized protein LOC120931185 (The sequence of the model RefSeq protein was modified relative to this genomic sequence to represent the inferred CDS: inserted 1 base in 1 codon), which produces MTEEGSPSPLEQDLVLELTHLLSTTQLQDIINQSVQAALTIAAASGPSQSTHPPVPVPLGTEPTTKKGKSSYKRKNVVTVYDSPAGEANNMRRADPSTDCHPTHPTDPFQPLSLRESTKRHGLAKRAKPDSYVLESDDDSSAESDKSDVSGSDYYEEEDAGASAILPDANPDDQGKDVLDAMGEPLFNPDTISHPRSGDWSPLPHVSQYVELWARKTLDKSNRNKLRAECPRPHIPMKAVVTPSVDPILMKYLLKTGKMPKKGIDRSFTSIQDRILDLFGPLTKILNLAEQSATTGQGVDLTQLRGWAQRAICLTGNANTACSVERRRSILMRLDPQLAHLAESEPGPSAGGMLFGESLIKDINKFVGMFNSLDKAQTSLKKPNNARVFPRAGRYRGRSAGRYNSGRPFQRSSAQTHYTQAPTHYTTTAQPAPFFPPRGRPWRGRGQRGYPRSRPYSDSWVLNTVTGFQIDLVSPPTLGILPPPIHFSEENVTLIDTELRELIAKHAVTEVTTPSPGFFSNLFLVKKKXGGYRPVINLRDLNQHVAYRHFKMEGIHCLRDLLTPGDWLVKVDLKDAYLTVPMHPDSQHLLRFRWWGRIWQFTCLPFGLSSAPWCFTKLLKPVVAALRSRGVRLIIYLDDLLILTHSKNMAYRHMNWTIDLLQTLGFIINREKSVLVPAQEMEFLGFSIDTHLAILRLPSAKLALIRKEIRAVLRKGFLSLRILARIVGLLAASIQAIFPAPLHYRALQRLKILHLRQGLRYADEVSLSPEARAELRWWLRHATDWNGRTIFNARPDVVIESDASRRGWGARLGMRSTGGIWSREESLLHINALELSAALFAIQSFLATRTNCCVLLRIDNIAAVQYINRLGGTRSKILADISAEIWHFCLSRDISLIAEYIPGVSNTVADWNSRYLVDSSDWGLDRSVFTQIELLWGPLGIDLFASRLNHQLPHFFSWRPDPGSSAVDAFRHSWTGGTHYAFPPFSMIPRVLLQITNQGATVVLITPWWPAQPWFPLLLDSIIDHPRLLPRFPRILSHPTKGIHPLVEEGTLTLLAWLVSGCRTRVTAFQARLETSSPWPGPPGLGRHTDQPGNSGYVGATNGKLIPCVPL; this is translated from the exons ATGACAGAGGAAGGTTCCCCCTCCCCATTAGAGCAGGACTTGGTTCTAGAACTAACTCATCTCCTTAGTACAACCCAACTACAGGACATCATTAACCAATCTGTCCAAGCAGCACTGACAATAGCTGCCGCTTCCGGACCATCCCAATCCACTCATCCCCCTGTGCCCGTACCCCTCGGCACAGAACCGACCACAAAGAAAGGAAAATCTTCCTATAAAAGGAAGAATGTGGTGACGGtttatgactccccggcaggggaagctaaTAATATGCGGCGAGCAGATCCTTCCACGGACTGCCACCCCACGCATCCTACAGATCCCTTTCAACCTCTGAGCCTCAGAGAGTCAACAAAAAGGCACGGTTTAGCTAAGAGAGCCAAACCAGACTCATACGTTTTAGAGTCGGACGACGATTCATCCGCCGAGTCGGATAAATCAGATGTCTCAGGATCTGATTACTATGAGGAAGAGGATGCGGGGGCTTCGGCAATCCTCCCGGATGCCAACCCTGACGACCAGGGCAAAGACGTACTAGACGCCATGGGGGAACCCCTATTTAACCCGGACACTATTTCCCATCCTCGCTCCGGGGACTGGTCCCCACTGCCCCACGTGTCCCAATATGTAGAACTCTGGGCACGCAAAACTTTGGATAAATCCAATCGCAATAAGCTTAGAGCGGAGTGCCCCCGTCCGCATATCCCCATGAAGGCGGTTGTCACACCTTCAGTGGACCCCATTTTAATGAAATACCTGCTGAAAACAGGTAAAATGCCTAAGAAAGGGATAGACCGGTCCTTTACAAGTATCCAAGACCGCATCCTGGACCTGTTCGGGCCTTTGACCAAAATTCTGAACTTAGCGGAACAATCCGCGACAACAGGCCAAGGGGTTGACCTAACACAACTTCGCGGTTGGGCCCAAAGAGCCATATGCCTTACGGGCAATGCCAACACCGCCTGTTCAGTTGAACGCAGGCGCTCTATACTCATGCGCCTCGACCCACAGCTAGCCCATCTAGCGGAGTCCGAGCCAGGCCCCTCAGCAGGGGGCATGCTTTTTGGCGAGTCCTTAATAAAGGACATTAATAAATTTGTCGGTATGTTCAACAGCCTGGATAAGGCACAAACGTCCCTGAAAAAACCCAACAATGCCAGAGTTTTTCCCCGGGCCGGCAGATACAGGGGCCGCTCTGCCGGCCGATACAACTCGGGCAGACCCTTCCAGAGGTCTTCCGCTCAAACGCACTATACTCAGGCTCCCACccactataccaccaccgcgcaaCCGGCACCATTCTTCCCTCCCCGTGGGAGACCCTGGAGGGGACGCGGCCAGAGAGGATACCCTCGTTCACGCCCGTATTCCG actccTGGGTTCTGAATACAGTAACAGGTTTCCAAATAGACCTTGTGTCCCCACCGACTCTGGGGATATTGCCACCCCCTATCCATTTTTCAGAAGAAAACGTGACCCTCATAGACACCGAACTTCGGGAATTGATAGCCAAACATGCGGTCACCGAAGTCACCACCCCATCACCGGGTTTCTTCAGCAACCTCTTCCTAgtcaagaaga gggggggttaTCGCCCGGTCATAAACCTCCGGGACTTGAACCAACATGTCGCCTAtcgacatttcaaaatggaaggcaTTCACTGCCTCCGAGACCTACTCACCCCCGGGGACTGGTTAGTGAAGGTGGAcctaaaggacgcctacctcacagtTCCCATGCACCCGGACTCCCAACATCTTCTCCGtttcagatggtggggtcgcatctggcaatttacgtgcctaccgttcggcctgtcctcagccccatggtgtttcaccaagctgctgaaaccggtcgtggcagcgttgaggagcaggggagtgcgTCTGATCatctatctggacgacctcctcaTACTAACTCACTCCAAGAATATGGCCTATCGCCATATGAATTGGACCATCGACCTGTTACAAACCCTGGGCTTCATTATCAACCGAGAGAAATCGGTTCTCGTCCCGGCTCAGGAGATGGAATTTCTGGGTTTCTCGATAGACACCCACCTCGCTATCCTTCGACTGCCCAGCGCAAAGCTGGCCCTAATCCGAAAAGAGATCAGGGCAGTTTTGCGCAAAGGTTTCCTATCCCTACGCATCCTGGCACGCATAGTGGGCCTATTAGCTGCGTCCATTCAAGCCATCTTTCCGGCTCCCTTACATTACCGAGCCCTCCAGAGGTTAAAAATCCTACACCTGCGTCAGGGCCTTCGCTACGCGGACGAAGTGTCCCTATCCCCAGAAGCTCGGGCCGAACTACGCTGGTGGCTCCGTCACGCCACCGACTGGAACGGCCGGACGATTTTCAACGCACGACCAGACGTAGTCATAGAATCGGACGCGAGCCGACGGGGCTGGGGCGCCCGCTTGGGGATGAGGTCCACGGGAGGGATCTGGTCCAGGGAGGAATCCCTGTTGCATATCAACGCTTTGGAACTCTCAGCGGCTCTCTTCGCCATTCAGAGTTTCTTGGCAACACGGACCAATTGTTGCGTATTATTGCGCATAGACAATATTGCGGCGGTTCAATACATCAACCGCCTGGGAGGTACCAGATCCAAAATTCTAGCGGACATCTCTGCAGAGATTTGGCACTTCTGTCTGTCTCGAGACATCTCTCTTATAGCGGAGTACATTCCGGGGGTCTCCAATACAGTAGCagactggaactctcgatatctgGTAGATTCCAGCGACTGGGGTTTAGACCGTTCGGTTTTCACCCAAATAGAATTACTTTGGGGCCCCTTGGGCATAGACCTTTTCGCCTCTCGCCTCAACCACCAACTGCCCCACTTCttcagctggagaccggacccaGGGTCCTCGGCTGTGGATGCTTTCCGCCACTCTTGGACAGGAGGTACGCACTATGCGTTTCCCCCATTCTCGATGATCCCCAGGGTCCTTCTACAAATTACCAATCAGGGAGCTACGGTGGTTCTGATCACGCCGTGGTGGCCAGCTCAACCCTGGTTTCCCCTGCTGTTGGACTCGATCATCGACCACCCCAGACTCCTTCCCCGATTCCCTCGTATCCTGTCTCACCCGACCAAGGGCATTCATCCCCTGGTGGAGGAAGGCACTCTGACACTCCTGGCGTGGCTGGTCTCCGGGTGCCGGACCCGGGTGACGGCCTTTCAAGCTCGGCTAGAGACCTCCTCgccatggcctgggcccccgggactcggtCGGCATACCGATCAGCCTGGCAATTCTGGGTACGTTGGTGCGACCAACGGCAAGTTGATCCCTTGCGTGCCCCTGTAA